The Gasterosteus aculeatus chromosome 8, fGasAcu3.hap1.1, whole genome shotgun sequence genome has a window encoding:
- the LOC120824151 gene encoding GTPase IMAP family member 8 isoform X1 produces MESPLEEPGSTTLTEVRLVLIGERWSGKSFSGNTILGKDALECGRARTAQTEVRHARAEGRRLVVVDGPGWSGSLSLAEIPEVDKQRFKLHASACPPGPHAFLLVVPLDTAFSAGSRRTVEEHMKLLGEAAWRHTLLLFTCGDFLGERTIEQHIEGEGESLRWLTERCGNRYHVFHNKEKGNLRQVQGLLEKVEEMAQRCGFFRLDEATLNAVKEKQREAEERAKERKRRAEEQRRQRRELFPEGTKPLPELRLVVLGSRGVGKTSVGNTIFGSKERGDGRRTSCSAAHRGLVGGTRLTVVDTPGWWKSFSASDTPEATKEQLRLSALLCPPGPHAFLLAIDADGSFGAEHLRAAESHMELLGGAAWRRTVVVFTRGDWVGGRGVEVHIEGEGEALRSLVERCENRYHVIDNKNEDDGKQVAELLEKISEAVAADGGGHFVPDQEELLRIQERRLRVEEAAEQRRSQVVAKRNALRDATSELLEITIVMLGQKTSGKSATGNHLLSKEVFPTCENKTCQVAEGSVAGRSLTVIDTPGWRNNPSACTEAQDKEIVRGLSLSPQGVHAVLLAVAMDQKFGDDEQAALEAHVGLLGAGVWRHAVVLLTHGDSLAGRSVEEHIELESGALRRLVERCENRYHVVNNSKRADPCQTAELFQKMEEMVAANGGQLFHPEVAEVHLRIEEKFASTRLKEVMRRRLEAEFRQRELELMEGFKETLLRLQGSVRSRSNSLSVVQKKVGKSEERINRTICLEIEKLDKEMKRKSSVDVQSSMDFLLPEFSTATPASQGGNPSRRLDNVLGWLSKLQVGEENFSQTSGYRSELDPDPNDLNE; encoded by the exons ATGGAAAGTCCTCTCG AGGAGCCGGGGAGCACCACCCTGACGGAGGTCCGACTCGTCCTGATCGGTGAACGGTGGTCCGGCAAGAGCTTCTCCGGCAACACCATCCTGGGGAAGGACGCGTTGGAGTGCGGCCGCGCGCGGACAGCTCAGACCGAGGTGAGGCACGCGAGGGCGGAGGGCCGgcggctggtggtggtggacgGCCCTGGGTGGAGCggctccctctccctcgccgAGATCCCCGAGGTCGACAAGCAGCGGTTTAAACTCCACGCCTCCGCGTGCCCGCCGGGGCCCCACGCCTTCCTCCTGGTGGTGCCCCTGGACACGGCCTTCTCGGCGGGGAGCCGGCGGACGGTGGAGGAGCACATGAAGCTGCTGGGGGAGGCGGCCTGGAGACACACCCTGCTGCTCTTCACCTGCGGGGACTTCCTCGGGGAGAGGACCATCGAGCAGCACATCGAGGGCGAGGGAGAGTCGCTCAGGTGGTTGACGGAGAGGTGCGGGAACAGGTACCACGTGTTCCACAACAAGGAGAAGGGGAACCTCCGTCAGGTACAGGGGCtgctggagaaggtggaggagatggcGCAGCGCTGCGGCTTCTTCCGGCTAGACGAGGCGACGCTGAACGCCGTCAAGGAGAAGCAGCGGGAAGCGGAAGAGAGGgcgaaagagaggaagaggagggccgaagagcagaggagacaaaggagggAACTCTTTCCAG AAGGGACCAAACCCCTCCCAGAACTCCGCCTGGTTGTCTTGGGGAGCCGCGGCGTCGGGAAAACCTCGGTGGGAAACACAATCTTTGGGTCCAAAGAGCGAGGAGACGGGCGGAGGACGTCCTGCTCGGCGGCCCACCGGGGCTTGGTGGGTGGGACCCGGCTCACCGTGGTGGACACGCCGGGCTGGTGGAAAAGCTTCTCTGCGTCCGACACCCCCGAGGCCACCAAGGAGCAGTTGAGGCTCAGCgccctcctctgcccccccggcCCTCACGCCTTCCTGCTCGCCATTGACGCCGACGGCTCGTTTGGCGCCGAGCACCTGCGCGCCGCCGAGTCCCACATGGAGCTCCTTGGGGGGGCCGCGTGGAGGCGTACCGTGGTGGTCTTCACCCGGGGAGACTGGGTGGGAGGTCGCGGCGTGGAGGTGCACATCGAAGGGGAGGGCGAGGCGCTGCGCTCCTTAGTAGAGCGATGCGAAAACAGGTATCACGTCATCGACAACAAGAACGAGGACGACGGGAAGCAGGTCgccgagctgctggagaagatCAGCGAGGCCGTGGCGGCTGACGGCGGGGGCCACTTCGTCCCAGACCAGGAGGAGCTTCTCAGGATCCAGGAGAGAAGACTGAGAGTGGAAGAAGCAGCGGAACAAAGGCGGAGCCAAGTCGTGGCCAAAAGAAACGCCCTCCGAG aTGCCACTAGCGAGCTTCTGGAGATCACCATCGTGATGCTCGGTCAGAAGACCTCCGGGAAGAGCGCCACGGGAAACCACCTCCTGAGCAAAGAGGTGTTCCCCACCTGCGAGAACAAGACTTGCCAGGTGGCGGAGGGGTCAGTCGCCGGCAGGTCTCTCACCGTCATCGACACCCCGGGCTGGCGGAATAATCCCTCCGCCTGCACCGAAGCGCAGGACAAAGAAATAGTCCGAGGTCTCTCGCTAAGCCCCCAGGGGGTCCACGCCGTCCTGCTGGCGGTCGCCATGGACCAGAAGTTCGGAGACGACGAGCAGGCCGCCCTGGAGGCTCACGTGGGCCTCCTGGGCGCCGGCGTCTGGCGGCACGCCGTGGTCCTCCTCACCCACGGGGACAGCCTGGCGGGCCGATCCGTGGAGGAGCACATCGAGCTGGAGAGCGGCGCCCTGCGCCGGCTGGTCGAAAGGTGCGAGAATCGCTACCACGTGGTTAACAACTCCAAAAGGGCGGACCCTTGTCAGACCGCAGAGCTCTTCCAGAAGATGGAGGAAATGGTGGCGGCAAACGGCGGCCAGCTCTTCCACCCCGAGGTGGCCGAGGTCCACCTGAGGATAGAGGAGAAGTTTGCGAGTACGCGGCTGAAGGAGGTGATGAGGCGGCGGCTGGAGGCGGAGTTCAGGCAGAGGGAGCTGGAGCTGATGGAGGGCTTCAAGGAGACGCTCCTCCGCCTGCAGGGGAGCGTGAGGAGCAGATCAAACTCGCTGA GCGTCGTCCAGAAGAAAGTCGGAAAGTCGGAGGAAAGAATCAACCGGACAATCTGCCTGGAAATTGAAAAGCTGGATaaggaaatgaagagaaaatcCTCAGTTGATGTGCAGAGCAGCATGGACTTCCTCCTCCCCGAAT TTTCCACAGCGACTCCGGCGTCTCAGGGGGGAAATCCCTCCCGCCGCTTGGACAACGTTCTCGGGTGGCTGTCGAAGCTCCAGGTCGGCGAGGAGAACTTCTCCCAGACCTCCGGGTACAGATCGGAGCTGGACCCCGACCCCAATGACCTGAACGAATGA
- the LOC120824151 gene encoding GTPase IMAP family member 8 isoform X2, with the protein MESPLEEPGSTTLTEVRLVLIGERWSGKSFSGNTILGKDALECGRARTAQTEVRHARAEGRRLVVVDGPGWSGSLSLAEIPEVDKQRFKLHASACPPGPHAFLLVVPLDTAFSAGSRRTVEEHMKLLGEAAWRHTLLLFTCGDFLGERTIEQHIEGEGESLRWLTERCGNRYHVFHNKEKGNLRQVQGLLEKVEEMAQRCGFFRLDEATLNAVKEKQREAEERAKERKRRAEEQRRQRRELFPEGTKPLPELRLVVLGSRGVGKTSVGNTIFGSKERGDGRRTSCSAAHRGLVGGTRLTVVDTPGWWKSFSASDTPEATKEQLRLSALLCPPGPHAFLLAIDADGSFGAEHLRAAESHMELLGGAAWRRTVVVFTRGDWVGGRGVEVHIEGEGEALRSLVERCENRYHVIDNKNEDDGKQVAELLEKISEAVAADGGGHFVPDQEELLRIQERRLRVEEAAEQRRSQVVAKRNALRDATSELLEITIVMLGQKTSGKSATGNHLLSKEVFPTCENKTCQVAEGSVAGRSLTVIDTPGWRNNPSACTEAQDKEIVRGLSLSPQGVHAVLLAVAMDQKFGDDEQAALEAHVGLLGAGVWRHAVVLLTHGDSLAGRSVEEHIELESGALRRLVERCENRYHVVNNSKRADPCQTAELFQKMEEMVAANGGQLFHPEVAEVHLRIEEKFASTRLKEVMRRRLEAEFRQRELELMEGFKETLLRLQGSVRSRSNSLSVVQKKVGKSEERINRTICLEIEKLDKEMKRKSSVDVQSSMDFLLPESTPASQGGNPSRRLDNVLGWLSKLQVGEENFSQTSGYRSELDPDPNDLNE; encoded by the exons ATGGAAAGTCCTCTCG AGGAGCCGGGGAGCACCACCCTGACGGAGGTCCGACTCGTCCTGATCGGTGAACGGTGGTCCGGCAAGAGCTTCTCCGGCAACACCATCCTGGGGAAGGACGCGTTGGAGTGCGGCCGCGCGCGGACAGCTCAGACCGAGGTGAGGCACGCGAGGGCGGAGGGCCGgcggctggtggtggtggacgGCCCTGGGTGGAGCggctccctctccctcgccgAGATCCCCGAGGTCGACAAGCAGCGGTTTAAACTCCACGCCTCCGCGTGCCCGCCGGGGCCCCACGCCTTCCTCCTGGTGGTGCCCCTGGACACGGCCTTCTCGGCGGGGAGCCGGCGGACGGTGGAGGAGCACATGAAGCTGCTGGGGGAGGCGGCCTGGAGACACACCCTGCTGCTCTTCACCTGCGGGGACTTCCTCGGGGAGAGGACCATCGAGCAGCACATCGAGGGCGAGGGAGAGTCGCTCAGGTGGTTGACGGAGAGGTGCGGGAACAGGTACCACGTGTTCCACAACAAGGAGAAGGGGAACCTCCGTCAGGTACAGGGGCtgctggagaaggtggaggagatggcGCAGCGCTGCGGCTTCTTCCGGCTAGACGAGGCGACGCTGAACGCCGTCAAGGAGAAGCAGCGGGAAGCGGAAGAGAGGgcgaaagagaggaagaggagggccgaagagcagaggagacaaaggagggAACTCTTTCCAG AAGGGACCAAACCCCTCCCAGAACTCCGCCTGGTTGTCTTGGGGAGCCGCGGCGTCGGGAAAACCTCGGTGGGAAACACAATCTTTGGGTCCAAAGAGCGAGGAGACGGGCGGAGGACGTCCTGCTCGGCGGCCCACCGGGGCTTGGTGGGTGGGACCCGGCTCACCGTGGTGGACACGCCGGGCTGGTGGAAAAGCTTCTCTGCGTCCGACACCCCCGAGGCCACCAAGGAGCAGTTGAGGCTCAGCgccctcctctgcccccccggcCCTCACGCCTTCCTGCTCGCCATTGACGCCGACGGCTCGTTTGGCGCCGAGCACCTGCGCGCCGCCGAGTCCCACATGGAGCTCCTTGGGGGGGCCGCGTGGAGGCGTACCGTGGTGGTCTTCACCCGGGGAGACTGGGTGGGAGGTCGCGGCGTGGAGGTGCACATCGAAGGGGAGGGCGAGGCGCTGCGCTCCTTAGTAGAGCGATGCGAAAACAGGTATCACGTCATCGACAACAAGAACGAGGACGACGGGAAGCAGGTCgccgagctgctggagaagatCAGCGAGGCCGTGGCGGCTGACGGCGGGGGCCACTTCGTCCCAGACCAGGAGGAGCTTCTCAGGATCCAGGAGAGAAGACTGAGAGTGGAAGAAGCAGCGGAACAAAGGCGGAGCCAAGTCGTGGCCAAAAGAAACGCCCTCCGAG aTGCCACTAGCGAGCTTCTGGAGATCACCATCGTGATGCTCGGTCAGAAGACCTCCGGGAAGAGCGCCACGGGAAACCACCTCCTGAGCAAAGAGGTGTTCCCCACCTGCGAGAACAAGACTTGCCAGGTGGCGGAGGGGTCAGTCGCCGGCAGGTCTCTCACCGTCATCGACACCCCGGGCTGGCGGAATAATCCCTCCGCCTGCACCGAAGCGCAGGACAAAGAAATAGTCCGAGGTCTCTCGCTAAGCCCCCAGGGGGTCCACGCCGTCCTGCTGGCGGTCGCCATGGACCAGAAGTTCGGAGACGACGAGCAGGCCGCCCTGGAGGCTCACGTGGGCCTCCTGGGCGCCGGCGTCTGGCGGCACGCCGTGGTCCTCCTCACCCACGGGGACAGCCTGGCGGGCCGATCCGTGGAGGAGCACATCGAGCTGGAGAGCGGCGCCCTGCGCCGGCTGGTCGAAAGGTGCGAGAATCGCTACCACGTGGTTAACAACTCCAAAAGGGCGGACCCTTGTCAGACCGCAGAGCTCTTCCAGAAGATGGAGGAAATGGTGGCGGCAAACGGCGGCCAGCTCTTCCACCCCGAGGTGGCCGAGGTCCACCTGAGGATAGAGGAGAAGTTTGCGAGTACGCGGCTGAAGGAGGTGATGAGGCGGCGGCTGGAGGCGGAGTTCAGGCAGAGGGAGCTGGAGCTGATGGAGGGCTTCAAGGAGACGCTCCTCCGCCTGCAGGGGAGCGTGAGGAGCAGATCAAACTCGCTGA GCGTCGTCCAGAAGAAAGTCGGAAAGTCGGAGGAAAGAATCAACCGGACAATCTGCCTGGAAATTGAAAAGCTGGATaaggaaatgaagagaaaatcCTCAGTTGATGTGCAGAGCAGCATGGACTTCCTCCTCCCCGAAT CGACTCCGGCGTCTCAGGGGGGAAATCCCTCCCGCCGCTTGGACAACGTTCTCGGGTGGCTGTCGAAGCTCCAGGTCGGCGAGGAGAACTTCTCCCAGACCTCCGGGTACAGATCGGAGCTGGACCCCGACCCCAATGACCTGAACGAATGA